The proteins below come from a single Triticum aestivum cultivar Chinese Spring chromosome 5D, IWGSC CS RefSeq v2.1, whole genome shotgun sequence genomic window:
- the LOC123120548 gene encoding pentatricopeptide repeat-containing protein At3g09650, chloroplastic, protein MLHGHGKPRLQPQPRPPAAPFPAPPPFSPATATSSTSWRNHHTLHSAISPAPPLSTTHEDDDALLALLRAGETDAAYRLFAASPSLPESPTAASRLLAQLSYRSTSSHTFSRAAGLLHRLRAQGGLKLLDANSLSLAASAAARSGSAHLAYSLLLSMLRRGLLPDRRAYTAAISRLRPAHALRLFDAVLHHLRRAPDSSSASFALPDTAAFNAALSACADAGDCRRFRQLFDEMRSWPGAAPDALTYNVAIKMCARAGRRDLVARVLERILSSGLAPCATTFHSLVAAYVGFGDIPTAERIVQAMREGRSDVCLLLRHVAVEGNDEKGIAIVVDEHSDVLEDIVGPKPEEGTEAPLLSKTYPPNSRVYTTLMKGYMNAGRVDDVVAMARAMRREGETMPASRPDHVTYTTVVSTLAAAGDMERAHAVLDEMARAGVPASRVTYNVLIKGYCQQLQMSRARELLEEMTTDAGIEADVVTYNTLIDGCVLMDDSAGALALFNEMRTRGVAPSTVSYTTLMKAFAASGQPKVAHKVFEEMEKDPRVTVDRPAWNMLVEGYCQQGMLETAKQTVERMKESGVQPDVATYGSLAKGIAVARKPGEALLLWNEVKERCEAGNGKPALKPDEELLDALADVCVRGAFFKKALEIVACMEENGIAPNKTKYKKIYIEMHSRMFTSKHASQARQDRRRERKRAAEAFKFWLGLPNSYYGSEWRIGPLVGADEDNDDNQLE, encoded by the coding sequence ATGCTGCACGGGCACGGCAAGCCCCGCCTCCAGCCCCAGCCCCGCCCTCCGGCTGCCCCCTTCCCCGCGCCACCGCCATTCTCGCcggccaccgccacctcctccacTTCCTGGCGCAACCACCACACCCTCCACTCGGCCATTTCTCCCGCCCCACCACTCTCTACTACCCACGAAGACGATGACGCCCTCCTTGCTCTCCTCCGCGCCGGAGAAACGGACGCCGCCTACCGCCTCTTcgccgcctccccctccctccccgaGTCCCCCACCGCGGCCTCCCGCCTCCTCGCGCAGCTCTCCTACAGGTCCACGTCCTCCCACACCTTCTCCCGCGCCGCGGGCCTGCTGCACCGCCTCCGCGCCCAGGGCGGCCTCAAACTCCTCGACGCCAactccctctccctcgccgcctccgccgcggcccgcTCCGGCAGCGCCCACCtcgcctactccctcctcctctccaTGCTCCGCCGTGGCCTCCTCCCCGACCGCCGCGCCTACACCGCCGCCATCTCCCGTCTCCGCCCCGCCCACGCGCTCCGCCTCTTCGACGCcgttctccaccacctccgccgcgCTCCGGACTCCAGCTCGGCGTCCTTCGCGCTCCCCGACACGGCCGCGTTCAACGCCGCGCTCAGCGCCTGCGCCGACGCCGGCGACTGCCGCCGCTTCCGCCAGCTGTTCGACGAGATGCGCAGCTGGCCTGGCGCGGCCCCTGACGCCCTCACCTACAACGTCGCCATCAAGATGTGCGCGCGCGCCGGACGCCGGGACCTCGTCGCGCGCGTGCTCGAGCGGATACTCTCCTCCGGCCTCGCCCCCTGCGCCACCACCTTCCACTCCCTCGTCGCCGCCTACGTCGGCTTCGGCGACATCCCCACGGCGGAGAGGATCGTGCAGGCCATGCGGGAAGGCCGCAGCGACGTCTGCCTCCTGCTCAGGCATGTCGCAGTGGAAGGAAACGACGAGAAGGGCATTGCTATCGTCGTCGACGAGCACAGCGACGTGCTCGAGGACATCGTCGGGCCAAAGCCGGAGGAAGGCACCGAGGCGCCGTTGCTGTCGAAGACGTACCCACCCAACTCGAGGGTGTACACCACGCTGATGAAGGGGTACATGAACGCCGGGCGCGTGGACGACGTGGTGGCCATGGCGCGCGCCATGCGGCGGGAGGGGGAGACGATGCCGGCGAGCCGGCCAGACCACGTCACGTACACGACGGTGGTATCGACCCTCGCGGCGGCCGGCGACATGGAGCGCGCGCACGCCGTGCTCGACGAGATGGCGAGAGCGGGGGTCCCGGCGAGCCGGGTGACGTACAACGTGCTCATCAAGGGGTACTGCCAGCAGCTGCAGATGAGCAGGGCGAGGGAGCTCTTGGAGGAGATGACGACGGACGCCGGCATCGAGGCGGACGTGGTGACGTACAACACCCTCATCGACGGGTGCGTCCTGATGGACGACAGCGCCGGCGCGCTGGCCCTGTTCAACGAGATGCGGACGCGCGGGGTCGCGCCGTCGACGGTGAGCTACACGACGCTGATGAAGGCGTTCGCGGCGtcggggcagcccaaggtggcgcACAAGGTGTTCGAGGAGATGGAGAAGGACCCGAGGGTGACGGTGGACAGGCCGGCGTGGAACATGCTGGTGGAAGGGTACTGCCAGCAGGGGATGCTGGAGACGGCGAAGCAGACGGTGGAGAGGATGAAAGAGAGCGGCGTGCAGCCGGACGTGGCGACGTACGGCAGCCTGGCCAAGGGGATCGCCGTCGCCCGGAAGCCGGGGGAGGCGCTGCTGCTGTGGAACGAGGTGAAGGAGCGGTGCGAGGCCGGCAACGGCAAGCCGGCGCTGAAGCCGGACGAGGAGCTCCTGGACGCGCTGGCGGACGTGTGCGTGCGCGGCGCCTTCTTCAAGAAGGCGCTGGAGATCGTGGCGTGCATGGAGGAGAACGGCATCGCGCCCAACAAGACCAAGTACAAGAAGATCTACATCGAGATGCATTCGAGGATGTTCACCAGCAAGCACGCGTCGCAGGCCAGGCAGGACCGCcggagggagcgcaagcgcgcggcGGAGGCATTCAAGTTCTGGCTCGGCCTGCCCAACTCCTACTATGGCAGCGAGTGGCGGATCGGGCCCCTCGTCGGCGCCGACGAGGACAACGACGACAACCAGCTAGAGTAG